One window of Betaproteobacteria bacterium genomic DNA carries:
- a CDS encoding response regulator transcription factor, with translation MHLPLHGAAGAPRVIVDAAQQTVFVVDDDEAIRDALGLLFRASGLRVETFESASAFLRDYRPDCSGCLVLDIRMPGMSGLDLQDELRKRRTPLPIVFLTAHGDIPMAVRALKKGASDFIEKPVDQQRLVLAVLNALREDVLSAQRVPAPGAPTGSNASRLEALSAREREVLHAVLAGKQTRQISEELCISVKTVEFHRARIREKLGVASVAELFRLFIHDRGDLG, from the coding sequence ATGCATCTTCCGCTTCACGGTGCCGCCGGAGCACCGCGCGTGATCGTCGATGCCGCGCAGCAGACCGTCTTCGTGGTCGACGACGACGAAGCGATTCGCGATGCGCTCGGCCTGCTCTTCCGGGCGTCGGGCCTGCGCGTGGAGACATTCGAGTCTGCCAGCGCATTCCTCAGGGATTATCGCCCCGATTGCAGTGGTTGCCTCGTGCTCGACATCCGCATGCCTGGGATGAGCGGGCTCGATCTGCAAGACGAACTGCGCAAGCGCCGTACCCCGCTGCCCATCGTCTTCCTCACCGCTCACGGCGACATCCCGATGGCGGTGCGCGCTCTCAAGAAAGGTGCAAGCGACTTCATCGAGAAGCCGGTCGACCAGCAGCGCTTGGTGCTGGCGGTTCTGAATGCGCTGCGGGAGGACGTGCTTTCCGCGCAGCGGGTGCCGGCGCCCGGCGCGCCAACGGGCAGCAATGCCTCCAGACTCGAGGCGCTGTCTGCGCGCGAGCGCGAAGTGCTGCACGCGGTGCTGGCTGGCAAGCAGACACGCCAGATTTCCGAGGAGCTGTGTATCAGCGTCAAGACGGTGGAGTTTCACCGTGCCCGCATCCGCGAGAAGCTCGGTGTTGCATCCGTTGCGGAACTGTTCCGGCTCTTCATCCACGATCGCGGCGATCTCGGGTGA
- a CDS encoding GHKL domain-containing protein → MADLVSHRDTLRLHWLEVDARRGIVLALALVVCVAVLDYVTGYELRLAILYLLPIALATWSAGPRAGLLIVAVASLAWIVSFRTAHAYSREIFFYWEGLAMFTVYVAIVWLLARQRSALHRADERFLRVLEELHAGVYVMDHDRGTILYANRRMGDMLGAEPSSLQAAGLEQRFGGALAAQPSAATAPAPQAPGTFVSAEVRDLAAGRWYLVQTGPVPWSRNRRVSLKVITDISEQKHASSLRQQHRDMLHRTARLAALTEIASTLAHEVNQPLMAIASYTDACLRLLAQPEPDRDEVVAAIEKCRRQAIRAGEMISRMREFIRSRHPQPRECDVNAVVRESLDLADVHLEEAGVNVEVALAKDLPATHADPTLLAQVVINLLQNAIDAMRGCAQQERSCRVSTGVNSDGSILVSVADRGGGLPDGIGDAPYQPFFTTKPQGLGLGLSICRSVVEAHGGHLWHEADPEGGCIFRFTVPPEHRA, encoded by the coding sequence GTCGCCGTCCTCGACTACGTCACGGGCTATGAACTGCGTCTCGCCATCCTGTACCTGCTGCCGATCGCGCTTGCCACGTGGTCGGCGGGGCCGCGCGCCGGACTCCTGATCGTCGCGGTCGCGAGCCTTGCCTGGATCGTGAGCTTTCGCACCGCTCACGCCTATTCGCGGGAGATCTTCTTCTACTGGGAAGGTCTCGCGATGTTCACGGTGTACGTCGCCATCGTGTGGCTCCTGGCACGCCAGCGCAGCGCGTTGCACCGAGCCGACGAGAGATTCCTGCGCGTGCTCGAAGAACTGCATGCTGGCGTGTACGTAATGGATCACGACCGCGGAACCATCCTGTACGCGAATCGCAGAATGGGCGACATGCTCGGCGCGGAGCCCTCGTCGCTGCAGGCAGCCGGTCTCGAGCAACGCTTCGGCGGCGCGCTTGCGGCTCAACCCAGCGCGGCGACGGCGCCCGCGCCGCAGGCCCCGGGCACCTTCGTCTCTGCCGAGGTGCGCGACCTCGCCGCGGGACGCTGGTATCTCGTGCAGACTGGTCCCGTGCCGTGGAGCCGTAATCGACGGGTGAGCCTCAAAGTCATCACCGACATCTCCGAGCAGAAGCACGCATCGTCGCTCAGGCAGCAGCACCGCGACATGCTCCATCGGACGGCGCGGCTCGCCGCCTTGACGGAGATCGCGTCGACGCTGGCGCACGAAGTCAATCAACCGCTGATGGCGATCGCGAGCTACACCGACGCGTGCCTGCGCCTGCTGGCACAACCGGAGCCCGATCGCGACGAAGTCGTCGCGGCGATCGAGAAGTGCCGCCGACAGGCGATCCGCGCTGGCGAAATGATCAGCCGGATGCGTGAATTCATCCGCAGCCGCCATCCGCAGCCGCGCGAATGCGACGTCAACGCGGTGGTCCGCGAGTCGCTCGATCTTGCCGACGTGCATCTCGAAGAAGCCGGCGTGAATGTCGAGGTCGCGCTCGCGAAGGATCTGCCGGCGACGCACGCGGATCCCACGCTGCTGGCACAGGTCGTCATCAATCTCCTGCAGAACGCGATCGACGCCATGCGCGGCTGTGCCCAGCAAGAACGCTCGTGCAGGGTTTCCACCGGCGTGAACAGCGATGGCTCGATTCTGGTCTCCGTCGCCGACCGTGGCGGCGGACTTCCGGATGGCATCGGCGATGCGCCGTACCAGCCGTTCTTCACGACCAAGCCGCAGGGACTCGGGCTGGGCCTGTCGATCTGCCGTTCGGTGGTCGAGGCGCACGGTGGCCATCTGTGGCACGAAGCCGACCCGGAAGGCGGATGCATCTTCCGCTTCACGGTGCCGCCGGAGCACCGCGCGTGA
- a CDS encoding TerC family protein yields the protein MDSFLSFACAEVLGQPFWIWLAFIAIVVALLALDLGVVHREDRAIGVVESLWLSAGYVAMGLLFGAWVWWYMGARDGIDYFTGFLVEKALSLDNIFVIATIFSFFAVPRQFQHRVLFWGILGVIVLRGLMIGLGAALLSQFSWILYVFGVFLIGTGIKMLIVSDHKPDIANNPLLRFLRRHLRVADQHHGNRFFVSRPDPATGRTVRYATPLFLALVLIEFADLIFAVDSVPAIFAITQETFIVYTSNIFAILGLRALYFALAAMVHRFHYLRHALALVLVFIGAKIFLVNFIGKLPATVSLSVTLGLIAGGVLVSLWKTRSHVLQDHGGRS from the coding sequence ATGGACTCGTTCCTTTCCTTCGCCTGCGCAGAAGTTCTCGGCCAGCCGTTCTGGATCTGGCTGGCGTTCATCGCCATCGTCGTTGCCCTGCTCGCGCTCGATCTCGGCGTCGTTCATCGCGAGGACCGCGCGATCGGCGTCGTCGAGAGTCTTTGGCTCTCCGCGGGCTATGTCGCGATGGGCCTTCTCTTCGGCGCGTGGGTGTGGTGGTACATGGGTGCGCGCGACGGCATCGACTACTTCACCGGGTTCCTCGTGGAGAAGGCGCTGTCGCTGGACAACATTTTCGTGATCGCGACGATCTTTTCATTCTTCGCGGTGCCGCGGCAGTTTCAGCACCGCGTGCTGTTCTGGGGCATCCTCGGCGTGATCGTGCTGCGCGGCCTCATGATCGGCCTGGGCGCCGCGCTGCTGTCGCAGTTCTCCTGGATCCTCTACGTTTTCGGCGTGTTCCTGATTGGCACCGGCATCAAGATGCTGATCGTTTCCGACCACAAACCGGACATCGCCAACAACCCGCTGCTGCGCTTCCTGCGACGACACCTGCGCGTAGCCGACCAACATCACGGCAACCGCTTCTTCGTGAGCCGGCCCGATCCCGCCACCGGCAGAACCGTGCGCTACGCGACGCCTCTCTTCCTCGCGCTCGTGCTCATCGAGTTCGCGGACCTCATCTTCGCCGTCGACAGCGTCCCCGCGATCTTCGCCATTACCCAGGAAACCTTCATCGTCTACACATCCAACATCTTCGCCATTCTCGGCCTGCGCGCGCTCTATTTCGCCCTGGCCGCAATGGTTCATCGCTTCCATTATCTCAGGCACGCCCTGGCACTCGTGCTCGTCTTCATCGGCGCCAAGATCTTCCTCGTGAACTTCATCGGCAAACTGCCGGCCACGGTATCGCTCAGCGTCACTCTGGGTCTTATCGCCGGCGGTGTGCTCGTGTCACTCTGGAAGACGCGCAGTCACGTCCTGCAGGACCACGGCGGGCGATCCTGA
- a CDS encoding Kef family K(+) transporter, which produces MVHSGPLIATIATALGLAVVLGLLAVRLKLPALVGYLLAGILIGPFTPGFVADAGMASELAEIGVMLLMFGVGLHFSLNDLMEVRQIALPGAVLQIAVASALGAAVAIAWGWGVGGALVFGLALSVASTVVLLRALEADGMLESMNGRIAVGWLIVEDLAMVVVLVLLPPAAGWLGGGTSGSDGGSLWRTLGVTLIEVTAFIALMLVVGRRVFPALLWQVARSGSRELFTLCVVAAAVSIAYAASVLFGVSFALGAFFAGMVLRESQFSHRAAEESLPLREAFAVLFFVSVGMLFDPKVLIEQPLQVLAVVGIIVIGKSIAAAAVVLAFRYPLSTALTVSASLAQIGEFSFILAGLGVSLGLLPVEGQSLILAGALISIALNPLVFASVKPLKSWIQSQSALAHVLERSGDPLSELPMSTDEKYLSGQVVLVGYGRVGRRIADALSARGIPFVVAERNRERVEWLRANGMAAVSGDACEPSVLIQAHIARASMLVVAAPDTFDVRQMIKTARTLNPDVVTVVRTHNEEEATLLKSETERVFFGEEELAKGMIRHVLERYGKA; this is translated from the coding sequence ATGGTTCACAGCGGTCCACTCATCGCGACGATCGCCACCGCACTCGGCCTTGCCGTGGTGCTTGGCCTCCTGGCTGTTCGGCTGAAGCTCCCGGCACTGGTCGGCTATCTGCTGGCGGGCATCCTCATCGGGCCGTTCACGCCGGGGTTCGTTGCCGATGCCGGCATGGCCAGCGAGCTCGCCGAGATCGGCGTCATGTTGCTCATGTTCGGCGTCGGCCTGCACTTCTCGCTGAACGATCTCATGGAGGTACGCCAGATCGCCTTGCCCGGGGCGGTGCTGCAGATCGCCGTGGCCTCGGCTCTCGGCGCCGCGGTAGCCATCGCCTGGGGATGGGGCGTGGGCGGCGCGCTCGTGTTCGGTCTCGCGCTCTCGGTGGCGAGCACTGTCGTGCTGCTCCGGGCGCTGGAGGCCGATGGCATGCTGGAGTCCATGAACGGCCGCATCGCCGTGGGCTGGCTCATCGTCGAAGACCTCGCGATGGTGGTCGTGCTGGTGCTCTTGCCTCCGGCGGCGGGGTGGCTGGGCGGCGGCACGTCGGGCAGCGACGGCGGCAGTCTGTGGCGGACTCTCGGCGTGACGCTGATCGAGGTGACCGCGTTCATCGCCCTCATGCTCGTCGTCGGGCGCCGGGTTTTCCCTGCGCTGCTGTGGCAGGTGGCGCGTTCGGGTTCGCGCGAGCTCTTCACGCTGTGCGTCGTGGCCGCCGCCGTCAGCATCGCCTATGCTGCGAGCGTTCTGTTCGGCGTCTCGTTCGCGCTCGGCGCGTTCTTCGCCGGCATGGTGCTGCGCGAGTCACAGTTCAGCCATCGCGCCGCGGAGGAGTCGCTGCCGCTGCGCGAAGCATTTGCCGTGCTGTTCTTCGTCTCCGTGGGCATGTTGTTCGATCCAAAGGTGCTGATCGAGCAACCGCTGCAGGTGCTGGCCGTGGTCGGCATCATCGTCATCGGCAAGTCGATCGCCGCCGCCGCCGTGGTTCTCGCGTTCCGCTATCCGCTGAGTACCGCGTTGACGGTCTCGGCGAGCCTGGCGCAGATCGGCGAGTTCTCTTTCATCCTGGCGGGTCTCGGCGTGAGCCTGGGACTGCTTCCCGTCGAGGGCCAGAGCCTGATCCTCGCCGGTGCGCTGATCTCCATCGCCCTTAACCCGCTGGTGTTCGCCAGTGTGAAGCCGCTGAAGAGCTGGATCCAGTCGCAATCGGCGCTGGCGCACGTGCTGGAGAGGTCGGGCGATCCGCTGTCGGAACTGCCGATGTCGACGGACGAGAAATACCTGTCGGGGCAGGTCGTGCTCGTGGGTTACGGGCGTGTCGGACGGCGCATCGCCGACGCCTTGTCTGCGCGGGGGATTCCGTTCGTCGTGGCCGAACGCAATCGCGAGCGCGTCGAATGGCTGCGGGCAAACGGGATGGCGGCAGTCTCCGGCGATGCGTGCGAGCCGTCCGTTCTGATTCAGGCGCACATCGCGCGCGCCAGCATGCTGGTGGTGGCGGCACCCGACACCTTCGACGTGCGGCAGATGATCAAGACCGCGCGCACGCTCAATCCCGACGTCGTGACTGTCGTGCGGACCCACAACGAGGAAGAGGCGACTCTGCTCAAGAGCGAGACCGAGAGAGTCTTCTTCGGCGAGGAAGAACTCGCCAAAGGCATGATCCGACACGTGCTGGAACGCTACGGAAAGGCCTGA